In the genome of Kluyveromyces marxianus DMKU3-1042 DNA, complete genome, chromosome 1, one region contains:
- the SOU2 gene encoding uncharacterized protein: MTVKSFIKSSQEDNSIPQDPPVQNYPPGVNYLSLFSQKGKLTVITGGAGAIGGALCEGFASCGSDVVILDTKFQPELSQHLEKTYGIQSKSFQVDITNIEDVMLVFEKILEEFPGRELNTFIANAGIAWTNGSILNEGSTPEMWHRVMNVNVQGTYHCCRYAAEIFKRQGHGNLILTASMSSYINNVPNYQTCYNASKAAVRQMAKGFAVEFASLTTPAGKIRCNSVSPGYTDTVLSSFVPTEQRARWWGLTPMGREALPQELVGAYLYLASDAATYTNGCDIQVDGGYTCV, translated from the coding sequence ATGACTGTAAAGAGCTTTATCAAAAGCTCCCAGGAAGACAACTCTATTCCTCAAGATCCCCCAGTGCAGAATTATCCTCCTGGCGTCAATTATCTTTCGCTATTCAGCCAAAAGGGAAAATTGACCGTCATTACTGGTGGCGCAGGTGCTATCGGTGGTGCATTGTGCGAGGGTTTCGCCTCATGTGGGTCTGATGTTGTGATTCTTGACACGAAGTTCCAACCAGAACTTTCCCAACACTTGGAGAAAACGTATGGGATTCAGTCCAAATCGTTCCAAGTGGATATCACCAACATTGAAGATGTCATGCTTgtgtttgaaaagatcttAGAAGAGTTCCCCGGCCGCGAGTTGAACACTTTTATTGCTAATGCCGGCATTGCGTGGACCAACGGGTCCATCTTGAATGAGGGGTCTACTCCAGAGATGTGGCACAGGGTTATGAATGTCAATGTGCAGGGAACTTACCACTGTTGTAGATACGCTGCCGAAATTTTCAAACGTCAGGGCCATGGCAACTTGATATTGACTGCTTCTATGTCAAGCTACATCAACAACGTTCCTAATTACCAGACTTGTTACAATGCGTCGAAAGCCGCTGTGAGACAAATGGCCAAAGGGTTTGCTGTGGAGTTCGCTTCGTTGACCACACCAGCTGGGAAAATCAGATGCAATTCCGTCTCTCCCGGTTACACTGACACCGTGCTATCCTCTTTCGTCCCAACAGAGCAACGCGCGCGCTGGTGGGGGCTAACTCCTATGGGACGCGAAGCTCTGCCCCAAGAATTAGTTGGTGCCTATTTGTACTTGGCCTCAGACGCTGCAACCTACACCAACGGGTGCGATATCCAAGTCGATGGCGGATACACATGTGTTTAA
- the POL32 gene encoding DNA polymerase delta subunit POL32 yields MITDPENLPESENIKDFFIYAFNPLETIDLVNKERTYVSIKNPFKLTYPDGTRPKTSDAIPTVISIPTQTQAKSSDKDSSSKLKTNPEPKNDVKKRANTFPLNEPKPKKPAKSMGLKSTELLARMRRERAEKENQRQEELERRKKQKEEEAQKKNVVISQEKQKQLDQLAHMFDDDDDLTSLGNNNNNNNNSTMNNEDENNDEKEDSLPVAIESIPSQEPTKQEHTTNIEELLDTTADESILELSQPVKNNPETVDVASSDTSEKQQDIEPQEVTYVDEDGYMVTKRVAPEVKKPSKTTRSARSVQPAKESKPRSNDKKKSSDGQRTLESFFFSKSKK; encoded by the coding sequence ATGATTACAGATCCGGAAAACCTTCCAGAATCTGAAAATATTAAGGACTTCTTCATTTATGCATTCAACCCACTAGAAACAATCGACTTGGTGAACAAAGAGCGCACTTACGTCTCTATCAAAAACCCTTTCAAACTAACTTATCCTGATGGTACCAGACCCAAAACAAGTGATGCTATTCCTACCGTTATTAGCATACCGACTCAAACCCAAGCAAAATCTTCGGATAAGGATAGTAGTTCAAAACTGAAAACAAATCCTGAACCCAAAAACGATGTTAAGAAACGTGCTAATACATTCCCACTGAATGAACCTAAGCCTAAAAAGCCTGCCAAAAGCATGGGCTTGAAGTCCACAGAACTCTTAGCAAGAATGAGAAGGGAGAGAgcagagaaagagaatcaAAGACAAGAGGAATTGGAGAggagaaagaaacagaaagaggaagaagcacagaagaagaatgtgGTAATTAGCCAggaaaaacagaaacaactGGATCAACTGGCGCACATGTtcgacgacgacgacgatcTGACTTCGTTAggcaataataataataataataataatagcaCAATGaacaatgaagatgaaaataaCGACGAAAAAGAGGATAGTCTTCCTGTTGCAATAGAATCTATTCCCTCTCAGGAACCCACAAAACAAGAGCATACTACAAACATCGAAGAACTATTAGATACAACAGCGGATGAATCGATCTTAGAACTCTCACAGCCAGTAAAGAATAACCCAGAAACAGTCGATGTTGCGTCCTCTGATACTTCAGAAAAACAGCAAGATATAGAACCGCAAGAAGTCACTTATGTTGATGAGGATGGTTACATGGTTACGAAGCGCGTAGCACCGGAAGTGAAGAAGCCATCCAAAACAACTAGGTCGGCAAGGTCTGTACAACCCgcaaaagaatcaaagCCACGCAGTAACgataagaaaaagagcTCCGATGGACAGCGTACCCTAGagagcttctttttcagtAAGAGTAAGAAGTGA
- the VMA3 gene encoding H(+)-transporting V0 sector ATPase subunit c, whose amino-acid sequence MSDLCPVYAPFFGAIGCAAAIIFTSFGAAYGTAKSGVGICATCVLRPDLLFKNIVPVIMAGIIAIYGLVVSVLVCYSLGQKQALYTGFIQLGAGLSVGLSGLAAGFAIGIVGDAGVRGTAQQPRLFVGMILILIFAEVLGLYGLIVALLLNSRATQDVTC is encoded by the coding sequence ATGAGTGATTTGTGTCCAGTTTATGCTCCATTCTTCGGTGCCATTGGTTGTGCCGCAGCTATTATCTTCACCTCTTTCGGTGCTGCTTACGGTACTGCCAAGTCTGGTGTTGGTATTTGCGCCACCTGTGTCTTGAGACCTGACctattgttcaagaatatCGTTCCAGTTATTATGGCTGGTATCATTGCTATTTATGGTTTAGTCGTCTCTGTTTTGGTGTGTTACTCTTTAGGCCAAAAACAAGCTTTATACACTGGGTTTATCCAACTAGGTGCTGGTTTGTCTGTTGGGTTAAGTGGTCTAGCTGCTGGTTTCGCCATTGGTATTGTCGGTGATGCTGGTGTTAGAGGTACTGCTCAGCAACCAAGATTGTTTGTTGGTATGATTTTGATCTTGATTTTCGCAGAAGTTTTGGGTTTGTACGGTTTGATTGTTGCCCTATTGTTGAACTCTAGAGCTACTCAAGATGTCACTTGTTAG
- the NUP85 gene encoding Nup85p: protein MTNDEYNNTQDLLMDVDGLDFLDQEGDSTDSVDLTISMDPVSNAPMVSFPNEQPTGKALKFKFSNVSSRSLAFDDVQSNNKLFPVKLLNLDESKEFAQYVSKLFELYQGLGEHRKNDVPTIGLIKQTSRQEHLSIINLAFQALVTELEFYIESIKYTNKLQRIGDLEECLSILNCLKTLYFITDSPGWKQEDFLESLINWINRSDGEPNEAIIAEVFDTSLLTRRKVYETTGFWDLIAQLLLRGLWSQAIQCISKSQLLEHDEEPVRIFATDLITIIETYPLQSDSLFREWKNSVLQLINNWDEQDVEPEIKKSMMNIFMILSGSKNKICEFSQYWYESYCGLMLYYIPTLELSNEYGQLATNNNAIDVCNNWETACYDIICDRVADILPVLESLDLATAAFVAVLCESKGVIRTDFHEIFSHKDENMDSINAFETDPTISGFLMNQLALNLCTYDDKTLWPISVGLISLLPDIGDATKRTTLAELLPHFPYSTNDDIEWLLTVCAKWRLPEVARSIYKILGQDTLYQNNVVEAMSNFSKAGEYEWVKHYSWMIFEASVLKGAPLDDITINAIVSGDSESFSIPKDLIDSMVTDVMRQALSPYAVLYEFHKLVESNEIEKAIDNMIQLISFPYMPDQYCILLLARFFYPMFLVPENIRLQESQIFTLLKRLEKVQINDACHLLYSQLKNGENKVNSLPDSIDSLIRDVRKTLNYKVCQAFM from the coding sequence ATGACCAATGATGAGTATAACAATACTCAGGACCTCTTAATGGATGTCGATGGTCTAGACTTTCTAGACCAAGAGGGAGACAGCACTGACTCAGTGGATTTAACGATTTCCATGGATCCAGTTAGCAATGCTCCTATGGTGAGCTTTCCTAATGAACAACCAACTGGTAAAGCTTTGAAGTTCAAGTTTAGCAATGTTTCCTCTCGCAGTCTTGCGTTTGACGATGTACAAAGCAACAATAAACTTTTTCCAGTGAAGCTATTAAACTTGGATGAATCAAAAGAGTTTGCTCAATATGTTTCTAAATTGTTTGAACTATATCAAGGTTTAGGCGAACACCGCAAAAATGATGTACCGACCATTGGGTTGATTAAACAGACTTCCAGACAAGAACATCTTTCCATTATCAACCTAGCATTCCAAGCTTTAGTAACAGAATTGGAATTCTATATTGAGTCCATAAAATACACTAACAAACTTCAAAGGATTGGAGATTTAGAAGAGTGTCTTAGTATACTGAACTGTCTCAAGACCCTCTATTTCATAACAGATTCTCCTGGTtggaaacaagaagatttcTTGGAGTCATTAATTAACTGGATAAACAGATCAGATGGTGAACCAAATGAAGCAATTATTGCCGAGGTATTTGATACTAGTCTTTTgaccagaagaaaagtgTACGAAACAACAGGCTTTTGGGACTTGATTGCACAACTCTTGTTAAGAGGTTTATGGTCTCAAGCAATCCAATGTATTTCCAAATCACAACTATTAGAGCATGATGAAGAACCTGTGAGGATATTCGCCACTGATTTGATAACAATAATCGAAACCTACCCATTGCAATCTGATTCTTTATTCCGTGAATGGAAAAACAGTGTTTTACAACTAATAAACAACTGGGACGAGCAGGATGTTGAGCCTGAGATTAAGAAAAGTATGATGAACATATTCATGATTTTGAGCGGCTCAAAGAATAAAATCTGTGAATTTTCTCAATACTGGTACGAGTCATACTGTGGATTAATGTTATACTACATTCCAACGTTAGAACTAAGTAATGAATATGGACAACTAGCAACCAATAATAATGCCATTGACGTTTGTAATAACTGGGAAACGGCTTGTTATGACATAATATGCGATAGGGTAGCGGACATACTCCCTGTATTGGAATCATTAGATCTTGCAACAGCGGCTTTTGTAGCCGTGCTTTGTGAATCAAAGGGAGTTATAAGAACAGACTTCCACGAGATTTTCAGTCATAAAGACGAAAATATGGATAGTATTAATGCATTTGAAACTGATCCTACTATAAGTGGCTTTTTGATGAATCAACTTGCCTTGAATTTATGCACATACGATGATAAAACGCTCTGGCCTATTTCCGTAGGATTGATTTCTCTGTTACCAGATATAGGAGATGCGACAAAACGAACAACGTTGGCAGAATTACTACCACACTTTCCATACAGTACAAATGATGATATCGAATGGCTATTAACCGTTTGTGCCAAATGGAGATTGCCTGAAGTAGCCAGAAGTATTTACAAGATACTAGGTCAGGATACCCTCTACCAGAATAACGTTGTTGAAGCAATGAGCAATTTCAGTAAAGCCGGAGAATATGAGTGGGTCAAGCACTACTCATGGATGATTTTTGAAGCTAGTGTTTTGAAAGGGGCCCCATTGGATGATATAACAATAAATGCCATTGTAAGTGGGGATTCAGAATCCTTCAGCATACCTAAAGATTTAATTGATAGCATGGTCACAGATGTGATGAGACAAGCGCTCTCTCCATATGCAGTATTATACGAGTTCCACAAACTTGTTGAAAGtaatgaaattgaaaaggcGATCGACAACATGATTCAATTAATTAGCTTCCCATACATGCCTGATCAATATTGTATCTTGTTGTTAGCTCGATTCTTCTATCCAATGTTTTTGGTGCCTGAGAACATTCGTTTGCAGGAATCACAGATATTCACCCTTTTGAAGAGGTTGGAAAAGGTACAAATAAACGATGCATGTCACTTGTTATATTCTCAACTTAAAAATGGAGAAAACAAAGTGAATTCACTACCTGACTCCATCGATTCATTGATCCGAGATGTGAGAAAGACTCTGAATTATAAAGTATGTCAAGCATTTATGTAG